Proteins encoded by one window of Ochrobactrum sp. BTU1:
- a CDS encoding ABC transporter substrate-binding protein, producing the protein MFIKRSLHALRLMGASLIVMSATLSATHAQAPADYGKTHELVVALPYALQTLDPAVGGNLRGDLSIIASIYSPLTRLDGEGKLVGVLAKSWKQESDTRWVFDLRDDVSFSNNVPFDASVVKWNIERILSSDKPSWIVSSMKAVDKVEVLSPHQVAFTLKQPDIEFPKRLAGIFYLEPEWAKSHNPAIEALGTGPYKLVSYNPEGEVRLEANENYFGKSATFTKAQFRVVVDAAAKINGLKSGEIDAAAVIAPQDLAQLETNGNLIAGARPSTRVQIIRFNTNIKPLDDARVRRALNYAIDKEAITKALFKGLVSPANSQIITSFHEGYNIELKPWPYDPAKAKALLAEAGYPDGFDVEMVFGKGTYVGGEQAAQIIAAQLAAVGVRAQLNILPASSHAERAASDKAAGLTWFGYADTASIAAETLTYLGSTHFQTIGPVPAAFDEAVKQAKGALTKEAELASVKRATEVASDEALAVFLWDLPQTYAYSKKVVWDIRRDDWTLPYEIKPAE; encoded by the coding sequence ATGTTTATAAAGCGATCATTGCACGCATTGAGATTGATGGGAGCAAGCCTGATTGTCATGTCTGCAACGCTATCGGCGACCCACGCACAAGCACCTGCGGACTATGGCAAGACACATGAATTGGTGGTGGCGTTGCCCTATGCTTTGCAGACCCTTGATCCCGCCGTTGGGGGGAACTTGCGTGGGGATTTGAGCATCATTGCATCGATCTATTCGCCATTGACACGCCTTGATGGTGAAGGAAAACTGGTAGGTGTTCTGGCAAAGAGCTGGAAGCAGGAGTCGGATACGCGTTGGGTGTTCGATCTGCGCGACGACGTGTCTTTCTCCAACAATGTGCCATTTGATGCTTCAGTTGTTAAGTGGAACATCGAGCGAATTCTGTCGTCAGATAAGCCAAGCTGGATCGTATCGTCGATGAAGGCAGTCGATAAGGTTGAAGTCCTTTCACCGCATCAGGTTGCCTTTACACTGAAACAACCCGACATCGAGTTTCCCAAGCGGCTGGCAGGGATTTTCTATCTGGAACCGGAATGGGCCAAGTCACATAATCCAGCGATTGAGGCACTTGGCACCGGCCCTTATAAGTTGGTCAGCTATAATCCCGAGGGCGAAGTTCGCCTTGAAGCAAATGAAAACTATTTCGGCAAGTCAGCAACATTCACCAAGGCGCAGTTCCGCGTTGTTGTGGATGCTGCGGCCAAGATCAATGGCCTGAAATCCGGCGAGATCGATGCCGCAGCTGTTATCGCACCGCAGGATCTCGCACAACTCGAAACCAATGGGAATCTGATAGCAGGTGCGCGTCCAAGCACGCGCGTACAGATCATCCGTTTCAATACCAATATTAAGCCGCTTGATGATGCGCGGGTGCGACGGGCTTTGAACTACGCAATCGACAAGGAAGCCATTACCAAGGCCCTATTCAAAGGATTGGTAAGCCCCGCCAACAGCCAGATCATCACCAGCTTTCATGAGGGTTATAACATAGAGCTGAAGCCGTGGCCTTATGATCCAGCGAAGGCTAAAGCGCTGCTTGCGGAAGCTGGTTATCCGGATGGCTTTGATGTCGAGATGGTGTTTGGCAAAGGCACCTATGTCGGTGGAGAGCAGGCAGCACAAATTATCGCGGCGCAACTAGCAGCCGTTGGCGTGCGGGCGCAGCTCAATATTCTGCCTGCTTCGTCCCATGCCGAGCGCGCGGCATCCGATAAAGCAGCCGGCCTGACTTGGTTTGGTTACGCCGATACGGCCAGCATTGCAGCCGAAACACTGACCTATCTTGGCAGCACGCATTTTCAGACGATTGGACCCGTCCCCGCCGCCTTTGACGAAGCGGTCAAGCAGGCAAAGGGCGCACTAACCAAGGAGGCCGAGCTCGCATCGGTCAAACGTGCAACCGAAGTGGCATCTGATGAAGCACTCGCTGTCTTTCTTTGGGATCTGCCGCAAACCTATGCCTACAGCAAGAAAGTCGTGTGGGACATTCGCCGGGATGACTGGACGCTACCATACGAAATCAAACCTGCTGAATAA
- a CDS encoding zinc-binding dehydrogenase produces MTIRVIETDKASSGGLRFATRATPEPGYGEVLINVTNTSLNFGETRRGARGLEADGTVLGWDASGVIVAVGPQTKAPPIGTLVVTRAPLGAWAEKRVAHVEDIAVIPEGVDPAEAATLPTAAVTALATLQLGGPILGKTVLITGASGGVGRFAIQLARLGGARVIASVGSDASATGLGELGADLVVTSLDDVKEGIDLVIDNVGGPQLVQSFKLLNRHGNVQSLGWASGEDATFGNLGTVGPVGRHIHGFLISECRVGSYLKALLQWLAEGKLKTEVKWRGDWNEFDQAVAALLDRRLHGKAVLDVKP; encoded by the coding sequence ATGACCATTCGAGTTATCGAGACAGATAAGGCAAGTTCCGGCGGTCTGCGTTTCGCGACACGGGCGACTCCTGAGCCTGGTTATGGGGAAGTACTCATCAATGTGACAAACACCTCTTTGAATTTCGGCGAAACTCGACGGGGGGCACGCGGTCTTGAGGCTGATGGCACGGTTCTTGGATGGGATGCGTCCGGTGTGATTGTAGCCGTTGGCCCACAAACCAAAGCGCCACCCATCGGAACATTGGTTGTGACACGTGCCCCACTTGGTGCCTGGGCTGAAAAGCGCGTTGCACATGTAGAAGATATTGCTGTCATTCCGGAGGGTGTAGATCCTGCAGAAGCTGCAACTCTGCCGACAGCAGCTGTCACGGCGCTGGCAACCTTACAACTTGGTGGGCCAATTCTCGGCAAGACGGTGTTGATCACCGGCGCTTCTGGCGGCGTAGGCCGCTTTGCAATTCAGCTTGCACGGCTGGGTGGCGCGCGCGTTATCGCCTCTGTGGGATCAGATGCTAGTGCAACCGGTCTGGGGGAACTTGGCGCGGATCTTGTTGTGACCAGCCTTGATGATGTGAAGGAAGGTATCGATCTGGTGATCGATAATGTCGGTGGGCCGCAGCTCGTGCAGTCCTTCAAACTTCTTAACCGTCATGGAAATGTACAAAGCCTCGGTTGGGCCTCAGGAGAAGACGCCACTTTTGGCAATCTGGGTACGGTTGGTCCGGTTGGGCGCCACATTCATGGCTTCCTGATTTCCGAGTGCCGGGTGGGCTCTTATCTCAAGGCACTGCTGCAATGGCTGGCTGAGGGCAAGCTTAAGACTGAAGTGAAATGGCGTGGTGACTGGAACGAGTTTGACCAGGCGGTTGCGGCCCTTCTTGACCGGCGTTTGCATGGTAAAGCCGTTCTGGATGTGAAACCATGA
- a CDS encoding CGNR zinc finger domain-containing protein, producing MDINAAKSRHPKERRKGSWRFLFRSDSVALNLVATVAASKDRTKGIDRFSEPSLLDRWLCEAELPPLSGCVTDEELAKTKALREAIFRLADNRINQREISVTDIALINAHARSGMPVLRIACDGCSTEPPDAAEMNEILGLIARDAIQVFTGPYRMRIKQCASPRCHVMFVDKSRAGNRVWCAMSPCGDQASARAYRRRVKKHNTLNQRGQDGS from the coding sequence ATGGACATAAATGCCGCAAAATCCAGACATCCGAAAGAGCGCCGAAAAGGAAGCTGGCGCTTCCTGTTCCGCTCTGACAGTGTTGCACTCAATCTTGTTGCCACAGTCGCGGCGTCAAAAGACAGAACCAAGGGTATTGACCGCTTCTCAGAGCCATCATTGCTGGACAGATGGCTTTGTGAAGCAGAGCTACCGCCGCTCTCAGGTTGTGTGACAGACGAGGAACTCGCAAAAACAAAGGCTTTGCGAGAGGCGATATTTAGGCTGGCCGACAATCGTATCAATCAACGTGAGATTTCGGTGACTGATATTGCTTTGATCAACGCTCATGCCCGTTCAGGTATGCCGGTTTTGCGTATTGCTTGTGACGGCTGCAGCACTGAGCCGCCCGATGCAGCCGAAATGAACGAAATTCTTGGTTTGATTGCGCGTGATGCTATCCAGGTATTTACCGGCCCATATCGCATGCGCATCAAGCAATGCGCTTCGCCTCGCTGTCATGTGATGTTCGTTGATAAGTCGCGGGCTGGCAATCGGGTATGGTGTGCTATGTCTCCGTGCGGGGACCAAGCAAGCGCCCGCGCGTATCGTCGGCGCGTCAAAAAACATAATACTTTAAATCAACGTGGCCAGGATGGAAGCTAG
- a CDS encoding OsmC family protein: MTSGLTKYIRHKRKLHDARQGKPSGAGQLSARVVAEGRSGIRRLFIRDFQIITDGSPAGGGFDLGPAPGELLIGAVAGCLNHGFLIQASLLDIEIDALEVVAEAVSKPGQIGTGSNEPVDLELRYTAKIQSPASDAELEDLRQRVELNSFVYNVVTRGASIAGRLERISV, from the coding sequence ATGACCAGTGGTCTGACGAAATACATCCGACACAAGAGAAAGCTGCACGACGCACGACAGGGAAAGCCATCCGGCGCAGGCCAGCTTTCCGCCCGTGTCGTTGCTGAAGGACGCAGCGGAATCCGTCGTCTTTTCATTCGTGATTTTCAGATTATCACCGATGGATCTCCCGCCGGCGGTGGTTTTGATCTTGGTCCGGCCCCGGGTGAATTGCTGATTGGCGCCGTTGCTGGTTGCCTCAATCATGGTTTTCTTATTCAGGCGTCACTGCTCGATATCGAGATTGATGCGCTGGAAGTTGTTGCCGAAGCTGTCAGCAAACCCGGACAAATCGGAACAGGCTCCAACGAGCCCGTTGATCTGGAACTTCGATACACCGCGAAAATCCAATCTCCCGCATCTGACGCCGAGCTGGAAGACCTGCGCCAACGCGTTGAGCTTAACAGCTTTGTTTATAACGTCGTTACCCGCGGCGCTTCGATTGCAGGGCGTCTAGAAAGGATCAGCGTATGA